CCGGCTGACAAGCTCCTGGCGTGGACCGGGTCGAATTAACCTCTTCTCGACGGGCTCGTCGGATGTGTTCGCCCAGCTCGGCGGTGTCGTACACCACCGACGCACGATGATCCATATACGGCCGCAGCGCGCAATGCGCGCGATATATCGATCATCAACTCCGGAATTGCAAATGCTCGAAATATCCATCATAGAGTTGGCCCGGGGCCTGGTCGCCGTGACGCCGTGGCTCCCGGAGTCAGTGGCCACTTGCGAGCGGCGTCAGTCCGGTAGGTGGGGCATCGCCAGGCCGGGGTCGCGCCCGAGCAACACGGCGCGGGTCAGCGCGGAGTTGCCCTAGCGACGCCGTATCCGGTCGACCGCCTCGTCCACCGCGGGCGGCTCGCCGTCAAACGGCAGCATCAGCTGCTGGGCACCGGCGCGGTCGATGCTGGACACCGCGAAGCCGACCAGCGTCTGCCCACGCTCGGCGATGGTGGGTCCAACCGAGGCGACCAGCTGCCGAGCGGCGGCCAGGATCGGCTGCGTCGACGCGGTGGCCCAGGGCAACGTTGGGCGTCGCTGGCGCGCGTATAGGCCGACATTCGCGGCGGCACCCACACGGCGTGTGGGCACAGGTGTCGTGCCTGCGCGCCGCCCATCGCGGTGCGCACGCCGCAGGCCTTGGCTTCATAACTGGCCGCCTGCACGACGCCGCCGACCATCATCGGGCGGCCTCGCAGCGTCGGGTCGTCACGTTGTTCGACGGACGCGTAGAACGAATCCAGGTCCGCGTGCAGGAGGGCGGCCGCACACCGCACGAACATATGCTCGCATTCCTGCCTGACAAACTGCGGTCGTCATGCATCGTCACGTGATGAGCGCAGTCACGATTGACGCGGTTTCACGCAGGGCGGTCTCTCCGATGGTGCCGATCGGCTCGTCGAGGGCGGAACGTGGCAGCCATTGCACCAGCTCGGGCAAGAGCGCGCCTGGGGGCTGATCGACGGTGACGACCATCGCCATGACCTCGTCTGGAATCTGGCCCGGAACGAACGGGCAGGTGATCAGCCGTCCAGTGTCGGCCGCGAGATGGATTGCGTTGGACAGCACCGCAACATACAGCTGACCGTCGGTGTCGCGGCGGGGTGCGATGGCGCCCGGAGCGATCACCAGCCACCAGCCCGATTTGCCTGGTAGACCTGGTCGGCGTAGGCATCGATCCGCAACGCCGGAATTGTTCGACTCTTGTAGTTGCGCAGCGCAACGCGTAGATGCTCGTTCCGGAGCGCCCGTTCGATCATCTCCGACCGATTCAGGCCCGCGGCCTGGGCATCCGCGTCGGCCGCCGCGAGCACGGCCGCGTCGACCGTCACCGAAATCTTCTCTTTCGCCACCCATCTATCGTACGAAGAATACGACTAATGCTCCTACCAAATGTGGTCCGGCCGGAAGTGGACCTCTTAGCGGGCCGCGCCGTAGATGCTGCTGACCCAGATGTGCACCAGGGTGTCGAGCACGTGAGATTCCGGGACCGACGGCTGTTCGGCGGCGAATGACGCGAACAACGTTCGCTCGTTCATCAGGTTGAGCGCGGTGGCCAGTTCCTGGGACGGCAGGGTGTGCGGCGCCGCACCGCGGTCGCGCTCGGCATCGATGACGGCGGCGGTGAAGCCGATCCACTTCTGCATGCAGGTCGACCACAGTTCACGCACTTCCGTGCTGGTGCCCCGGGCAGCCTGGGCCGCCCGGGTCACCGCCCTATGGGACCCGAACGTCTCGAAGAACACGTTGATCCCGGTGCGCCACATGTCCTCGCGGTCGGCTTCCAGGCCGTCGACGAGGGCTTGCAGGGCCGAGTCGGCCTCGCTGACCACGCGGTCCAGCAAGGTCAACAGGACGGCTTCCTTGGACGGGAAATAGAAGTAGAAGGTGGGCCGTGAGATGCCGGCGCCCTTGGCCAGATCGTCGACCGAGATGTCGGCGAGTGCGCGGTCCTCGAGAAGCTGCTCGGCGGTGGCGAGGATCGCCAGTTCGCGATCGTCTCCGGACGGGCGCGCGCTGCGCCGGCCCCGTTGCAGCGACGCCTGGCTGGCGGCGGTGGTGGTCACGTCGCGCACTTTACTCTATGTCGAGAGTTTCGACATCCCGTTGACGGCCTCGACACCGCGTTGATAGCGTGGGCCCATGACTGAGCACCTCGACGTGGTCATCGTGGGCGCCGGAATCTCCGGTGTGAGCGCGGCCTGGCATCTGCAGGACCGTTGCCCGACCAAGAGCTACGCCATCCTGGAGAAGCGAGCCGCCATGGGCGGCACCTGGGATCTGTTCCGCTACCCCGGCATTCGCTCCGACTCGGACATGTACACACTGGGCTTCCGCTTCCGTCCATGGACCGGGCGCCAAGCCATTGCCGATGGCAAGCCGATCCTTGAGTACGTCAAGGAGACGGCGTCCATGTACGGTATCGACCGGCACATCCGGTTCAACCAGCGGGTCGTCGGTGCCGACTGGTCGAACACGGAAAACCGCTGGACGGTTTACCTCGACTCCAACGGCACGCAGAGCACGCTGACCTGCTCATTCCTGTTTCTGTGCAGTGGCTACTACAACTACGAGCAGGGCTACGCGCCGACGTTCCGCGGCTCGGAGGATTTCACCGGACCGATCGTTCATCCCCAGCACTGGCCCGAGGACCTCGACTACGAAGGCAAGGACATCGTGGTGATCGGCAGTGGTGCAACGGCCGTCACTCTGGTTCCGGCGCTGGCGAATTCGGGCGCCCAGCACGTCACGATGCTGCAACGGTCGCCCACCTACATCGTCTCGCAGCCCGAACGCGACACCATCGCCGAAAGGCTCAACCGCTGGATGCCGGAGAACATGGCCTACACCGTTGTCCGGTGGAAGAACGTGCTGCGCCAGGCGGCCGTGTACGGGGCCTGCCAGAAGTGGCCGCGCCGCATGCGCAAAATGTTCATGGGCTTGGTCCAGCGCCAGCTACCCGAGGGCTACGACGTGCGCAAGCATTTCGGTCCGCACTACAACCCGTGGGAGCAGCGGCTGTGCCTGGTGCCCAACGGCGACCTGTTCCGTGCCATCCGCCACGGGCAGGTCGAAGTGGTCACCGACACCATCGACCGGTTTACCGCGACCGGGATTCGGCTCAACTCGGGTCGCGAATTGCCGGCCGACATCATCATCACCGCGACGGGATTGAACCTACAGCTCTTTGGCGGGGCCACGGCGACCATTGACGGCCAACCGGTGGATCTGACCAAGACGATGGCCTACAAGGGCATGATGCTTTCCGGCATCCCCAACATGGCTTACACGGTTGGATACACCAATGCGTCGTGGACATTGAAGGCCGACCTGGTGTCGGAGTTCGTCTGCCGGCTGCTGAACTACATGGACGACAAGGGTTTTGACACCGTGGTGGTAGAACGTCCGGGGGCAGATGTCGACGAGCGGCCATTCATGGAGTTCACCCCGGGCTACGTCCTACGCTCAATAGACGAGCTGCCCAAGCAGGGCTCGCGCACTCCGTGGCGACTGAACCAGAACTACCTGCGCGACATCCACCTCATCCGGCGTGGCAAGGTCGCCGACGAGGGCCTACGGTTCGCCAAAAACCCTGTGCCAGTGGCGGTTTAGTGCCCATCTACAGCGACGACGACGATGCCGTCGTCGTCGCTGTAGGCGATCTCGCCCGGCACGAACGTCACGCCACCCAAAGTGACCTCGACGTCGCGCTCCCCGGCGCCGGTCTTGGTGCTCTTGCGAGGGTTGGTGCCCAGCGCTTTGATCCCGACGTCGATGCCGCGGAGCGCGGCCGCGTCCCGCACCGCGCCGTTGACGACCAACCCGGCCCAACCGTTGGAGCGGGCCAATTCAGCGATGACGTCACCGACCAAGGCAGTGTGCAGCGAACCGGCGCCGTCGATCACCAGCACCCCGCCCGCACCCGGTTGCGAGAGCACCGATTTCAGCAACGCGTTGTCCTGGAAACACCGCACCGTGCTGATCGGTCCGGCGAACTGCGCACGTCCCCCGAACTGGCGGAACTGAAGGTCGCAGCTGCGCACGCCGGGACCGATGTCGTCGACCAGGTCGGCCGTTGGCCGAAAAGTCACAGTCACCGTCGTGTCCGCGCTCTCAGTGGCGTCGCAGCTGCCGGATCAGCAGCAGGGCCAACAGGCTGAGCGCGACTGCCACCAGCAGCGGCACTGGGAATTGGCCGGACTCGGGCAACGACGGTTCCCGGGGGATTGGGTCTTTGGCCCGGTCTACATTCGACTTCGCCTGTGCCGCTGTATCTTTAGCGGCGGCGGCAAGTTCGCCGTTGGGTTCGAGCCGCCGCTGCGGGCCAAGGGGCGCCTTCTTGGCGGCTGCCTTTTTGGCGGGTGCTTTCTTGGCGGGTGCCTTTTTGGCCGGCGCCTTTTTCACGGGCGCTTTCTTGGCGGGCGCTTTCGCGGCCTTCTTCGCGGCCGCCTTGGCGAGTTGGGCGGGTGGGCCCTCTTGGGGCGGCGATGTCGATGCCTCGTCGGGGTCGCTGTCGGGTCGATCCTGCGGGTCTGTCATGCGGCCGCTCCTTTGTAGCCTTCTCGCCGCTCACTAGGTCGCGAAACGGTCGGGTCCCATCATGCCAGGACACCCCGCGGCGTCGTCCTGGCAACCGGGCCGGGCGCTCCGCTAGGGCCTGCCCCGCACCGGCGGCGCTGGTCAGACCAGCCCGAGCCGGGCCATCAGGTCGGCCTCGACACCGTCGAGCTGCGACGAGATCGCGGCGTGGGCGGTCCGGCGTCGCGCGGCCGGCATATTCTCCGCAGCCGTAATGGCCGCCGACAGGTCGGTCAGCCGTTCGGTGACAGCCGACACGAACTGCTTGGTCTCGGCGTCTTTGGGCTTCTTTTCTTGGACCATTCGCAGCGATTGCTCCGACCCAGCAATCCGCGCGGACAGCGAGGCGCCGTGACCGGAGAACCGGCCGATCTGAGACAACGGAATCCCGAGTTGGTCGGCTCGGCGCTGGTCGATCAGCCCACGAGCGGCCATGGCTGCCCGGTAGATGACCGGTGTGAGTATTGGGGCGAGCAGCCGCGACACCGTCAGCGCCCGGCGAATCCGCGTCGGCGACAGCAACTTTCCTTCACGAGCCACCTTGAGCTCGGTCTCGGCGACCTTCAGCGCCGCCCGATCGCTGTCGCGCTGGGCTTTGAGCTGTGCCTTGAGGGCCTTCTCCTCGGACCGCTGGGCGGCTTTGATGCGGCGGGCCTCGTTCTTGGCGGACAGCCTGGCCTCTAGCTTGGCGCGCGCCTTGATCGCCCGTGCCTCCGCGCGACGTGTCGCGCGGCTCTTTCGTTTGCCGAACAGGCCCATTCCCGGCCGCCTCCTGAATATCTCGTCGACTATCGCTTTCGCGGGTGCGCGCGGTTGCTGGGCCAACCCTAATCGGAATGCGGGGTCGACCCCTCGTCAGGGCGGGGTGCGGCGGCTACCTGAAGCGGGCTCAAGCGTCCACGCGCTGGGCGCGGCGCAGCTCGTCGATCCGCTCCAC
This is a stretch of genomic DNA from Mycobacterium lacus. It encodes these proteins:
- a CDS encoding Rv3852 family protein is translated as MTDPQDRPDSDPDEASTSPPQEGPPAQLAKAAAKKAAKAPAKKAPVKKAPAKKAPAKKAPAKKAAAKKAPLGPQRRLEPNGELAAAAKDTAAQAKSNVDRAKDPIPREPSLPESGQFPVPLLVAVALSLLALLLIRQLRRH
- a CDS encoding DinB/UmuC family translesion DNA polymerase, encoding MPTRRVGAAANVGLYARQRRPTLPWATASTQPILAAARQLVASVGPTIAERGQTLVGFAVSSIDRAGAQQLMLPFDGEPPAVDEAVDRIRRR
- a CDS encoding toxin; translated protein: MIAPGAIAPRRDTDGQLYVAVLSNAIHLAADTGRLITCPFVPGQIPDEVMAMVVTVDQPPGALLPELVQWLPRSALDEPIGTIGETALRETASIVTALIT
- a CDS encoding DUF6474 family protein, which codes for MGLFGKRKSRATRRAEARAIKARAKLEARLSAKNEARRIKAAQRSEEKALKAQLKAQRDSDRAALKVAETELKVAREGKLLSPTRIRRALTVSRLLAPILTPVIYRAAMAARGLIDQRRADQLGIPLSQIGRFSGHGASLSARIAGSEQSLRMVQEKKPKDAETKQFVSAVTERLTDLSAAITAAENMPAARRRTAHAAISSQLDGVEADLMARLGLV
- a CDS encoding ribbon-helix-helix protein, CopG family translates to MAKEKISVTVDAAVLAAADADAQAAGLNRSEMIERALRNEHLRVALRNYKSRTIPALRIDAYADQVYQANRAGGW
- a CDS encoding flavin-containing monooxygenase, which gives rise to MTEHLDVVIVGAGISGVSAAWHLQDRCPTKSYAILEKRAAMGGTWDLFRYPGIRSDSDMYTLGFRFRPWTGRQAIADGKPILEYVKETASMYGIDRHIRFNQRVVGADWSNTENRWTVYLDSNGTQSTLTCSFLFLCSGYYNYEQGYAPTFRGSEDFTGPIVHPQHWPEDLDYEGKDIVVIGSGATAVTLVPALANSGAQHVTMLQRSPTYIVSQPERDTIAERLNRWMPENMAYTVVRWKNVLRQAAVYGACQKWPRRMRKMFMGLVQRQLPEGYDVRKHFGPHYNPWEQRLCLVPNGDLFRAIRHGQVEVVTDTIDRFTATGIRLNSGRELPADIIITATGLNLQLFGGATATIDGQPVDLTKTMAYKGMMLSGIPNMAYTVGYTNASWTLKADLVSEFVCRLLNYMDDKGFDTVVVERPGADVDERPFMEFTPGYVLRSIDELPKQGSRTPWRLNQNYLRDIHLIRRGKVADEGLRFAKNPVPVAV
- a CDS encoding TetR/AcrR family transcriptional regulator; translation: MTTTAASQASLQRGRRSARPSGDDRELAILATAEQLLEDRALADISVDDLAKGAGISRPTFYFYFPSKEAVLLTLLDRVVSEADSALQALVDGLEADREDMWRTGINVFFETFGSHRAVTRAAQAARGTSTEVRELWSTCMQKWIGFTAAVIDAERDRGAAPHTLPSQELATALNLMNERTLFASFAAEQPSVPESHVLDTLVHIWVSSIYGAAR
- the rraA gene encoding ribonuclease E activity regulator RraA, coding for MTVTFRPTADLVDDIGPGVRSCDLQFRQFGGRAQFAGPISTVRCFQDNALLKSVLSQPGAGGVLVIDGAGSLHTALVGDVIAELARSNGWAGLVVNGAVRDAAALRGIDVGIKALGTNPRKSTKTGAGERDVEVTLGGVTFVPGEIAYSDDDGIVVVAVDGH